One genomic window of Thermoanaerobaculum aquaticum includes the following:
- the cutA gene encoding divalent-cation tolerance protein CutA, whose amino-acid sequence MAELEPISLIVTSVGTETQAVEISEELVHRGLATCVNIVPCLRSIYRWKGKVCSDSEYLLLIKTRSALFQQVAEAIRELHSYELPEILEFSVTGAEENFHRWVVEMATGAFQTPDALEELPQYD is encoded by the coding sequence ATGGCGGAACTGGAGCCGATCAGCCTCATCGTAACCTCGGTGGGGACCGAAACGCAAGCGGTGGAAATTTCGGAAGAGCTCGTCCATAGGGGGTTGGCCACCTGCGTGAACATCGTGCCGTGTTTGCGCTCCATTTACCGGTGGAAGGGCAAGGTGTGCTCGGATAGCGAGTACCTTTTGCTCATCAAAACCCGCTCCGCGCTTTTCCAGCAAGTGGCCGAGGCCATCCGCGAGCTGCATTCCTATGAGCTGCCGGAAATCCTCGAGTTTTCGGTCACCGGTGCAGAGGAAAACTTTCACCGTTGGGTGGTGGAGATGGCCACCGGCGCCTTCCAAACCCCCGACGCGCTGGAAGAGCTCCCGCAGTACGACTGA
- a CDS encoding TetR/AcrR family transcriptional regulator, which yields MARGELGKEAKRKTILAAAVRVFAEKGYFGARMRDVAAAAQVADGTLYLYFDSKEDLLTAVLEEHAQAFVERARRDCARLADPRHRLHAVLERHLVSLEANRALATVFQIELRHSRKFLRRIAKGQVSQYLQLLQEIVASGVSQGIFRRELDPKVAARVIFGAVDELVTAWVLSQKPSGLKEQLAPLLEVLFYGLCGSESNEAHGKRGEP from the coding sequence GTGGCCAGGGGCGAACTGGGGAAAGAAGCCAAGCGAAAGACGATCCTGGCGGCGGCGGTGCGGGTGTTTGCGGAAAAGGGCTATTTCGGCGCCCGCATGCGGGATGTGGCTGCCGCCGCGCAGGTGGCCGACGGCACCCTCTACCTTTACTTCGATAGCAAGGAAGACCTGCTCACGGCGGTGCTGGAAGAGCACGCCCAGGCCTTTGTGGAGCGGGCCCGTCGCGACTGCGCTCGGCTGGCCGACCCCAGGCACAGGCTGCACGCGGTTTTGGAGCGCCACCTGGTGAGCCTGGAGGCCAACCGCGCTCTTGCCACCGTCTTTCAAATTGAGCTTCGCCACTCCCGCAAGTTTTTACGGCGAATCGCCAAGGGACAGGTGTCGCAGTACCTGCAGCTGCTGCAGGAAATCGTGGCCAGCGGCGTTTCCCAAGGCATCTTCCGCCGTGAGCTGGATCCCAAGGTGGCAGCCCGGGTGATCTTTGGGGCCGTGGACGAGCTGGTGACCGCCTGGGTGCTGTCGCAGAAGCCGTCAGGTCTCAAGGAACAGCTGGCGCCGTTGTTGGAGGTGCTCTTCTACGGCCTTTGCGGCAGCGAAAGCAACGAGGCCCATGGGAAAAGGGGGGAACCATGA
- a CDS encoding AMP-dependent synthetase/ligase — MSAPTTLSEVFRNWRQATPEPALIDARGGADRRLPAREVSRLVASLALGLEKLGVKKGDRVALISGNRPEWHVVDFALHHLGAVNVPIYTTLLAPQIAHIMKDSGAKVCIAENPELLAKVLEAKGSCPDLAHVVLMEGQPPQGVRSWSDVCAPVSEEKAPEILESMVPRVSPQDLATIIYTSGTTGEPKGAMLTHDNFVFNAVSSASVQDWPPHSEVALSFLPLSHVLERLVDYILFYKGATIAYCGILEAGEALRRIRPHLFTAVPRFYEKVYDRIMAEGAHGSPLKQKIFQAAVEEALRAFRTGKKGLKYRLFDALVYKKIRNAFGGRLRFSISGGAPLPVYVGEFLHAVGIFVLEGYGLTETSPVITVNTTKKAKLGTVGPPIPGVEVKIAADGEILTRGRHVMKGYWNKPEATREAIDPEGWFHTGDIGELDEEGYLRITDRKKDILVTAGGKNIAPQPIENQLKTSKFVENAVLFGDRKPYVVALIVPNFEELTHWAQAKGIPTDNREALINHPAVLELYQGIVDQVNSGLARFETIKKFRLLPEPFTMDGGELTPTLKVKRRVILQRYGHLVDAMYSEGDGGSER; from the coding sequence ATGAGTGCACCAACCACGTTATCGGAGGTTTTTAGGAATTGGCGACAGGCTACGCCCGAGCCGGCGTTGATTGATGCCCGCGGAGGGGCCGACCGGCGGCTCCCCGCCCGGGAGGTCAGCCGCTTGGTGGCAAGCTTGGCGCTGGGCTTGGAGAAGCTAGGCGTGAAGAAGGGGGATCGCGTGGCCCTCATTTCCGGCAACCGCCCCGAATGGCACGTGGTGGACTTCGCCCTCCACCACCTGGGGGCGGTCAACGTGCCCATTTACACCACGCTCCTGGCACCGCAAATCGCCCACATCATGAAGGACTCCGGGGCCAAGGTTTGTATCGCCGAAAACCCCGAGCTTTTGGCCAAGGTTCTGGAGGCCAAAGGCAGCTGCCCTGACTTGGCCCACGTGGTGCTCATGGAAGGGCAACCTCCCCAAGGGGTGCGGTCCTGGTCCGACGTTTGCGCGCCGGTCAGCGAGGAAAAAGCGCCGGAAATCCTGGAGTCCATGGTGCCGCGGGTGAGCCCGCAAGATTTGGCCACGATCATTTACACCTCGGGAACCACCGGCGAACCCAAGGGCGCCATGCTCACCCACGACAACTTCGTGTTTAACGCGGTTTCCTCCGCTTCCGTGCAGGACTGGCCGCCGCATTCCGAGGTGGCCTTGAGCTTTCTCCCCCTGTCCCACGTCCTGGAGCGCCTGGTGGACTATATCCTCTTCTACAAAGGCGCCACCATCGCTTACTGCGGCATCCTGGAAGCCGGTGAGGCCCTGCGCCGTATCCGTCCGCACCTGTTTACCGCCGTGCCGCGCTTTTACGAAAAGGTGTACGACCGCATCATGGCCGAAGGGGCTCATGGCTCACCCTTGAAGCAAAAGATCTTCCAGGCTGCCGTGGAGGAGGCTCTGCGGGCCTTCCGCACGGGGAAGAAGGGCTTGAAGTACCGCCTGTTCGATGCCCTGGTGTACAAGAAGATCCGCAACGCCTTCGGCGGCAGGTTGCGGTTTTCCATTTCCGGTGGCGCTCCGCTTCCCGTTTACGTTGGCGAGTTCCTCCACGCTGTGGGCATTTTCGTCCTGGAAGGCTACGGGCTTACCGAAACATCGCCGGTGATTACGGTGAACACCACCAAGAAGGCAAAGCTCGGCACCGTGGGGCCACCCATTCCTGGCGTGGAGGTGAAGATTGCCGCCGACGGGGAAATCCTCACCCGCGGCCGGCACGTCATGAAGGGATACTGGAACAAACCGGAAGCCACCCGGGAAGCCATTGACCCCGAAGGGTGGTTCCACACCGGCGACATCGGCGAGCTGGATGAGGAAGGCTACCTGCGGATCACCGACCGAAAGAAGGACATCCTGGTGACCGCCGGCGGCAAGAACATTGCTCCGCAGCCCATTGAAAACCAGCTCAAGACCTCCAAGTTCGTGGAAAACGCGGTGCTTTTTGGCGATCGCAAGCCTTACGTGGTGGCGCTGATCGTTCCCAACTTCGAGGAGCTCACCCACTGGGCCCAGGCCAAGGGCATCCCCACCGACAACCGCGAGGCGCTCATCAACCACCCCGCCGTGCTGGAGCTTTACCAGGGCATCGTGGACCAGGTGAACAGCGGTTTGGCGCGCTTTGAAACCATCAAGAAGTTCCGCCTTTTGCCCGAGCCATTCACCATGGACGGTGGCGAGCTCACCCCCACCCTCAAGGTCAAGCGCCGGGTGATCCTCCAGCGCTACGGGCACCTGGTGGACGCCATGTACAGCGAGGGTGACGGCGGGAGCGAGCGGTAG
- a CDS encoding MBL fold metallo-hydrolase: MKLEEVPAFAGQLARPVYPILLPTPYPVGPVWVYLLPGDPLTLVDTGPATGAAWRALKAGLAAYGLAPQDVRRVLITHGHHDHMGLARRLQAFGAEVLAHPADRNNLGLRRHFANLNRVLYRLGVSFPNRMLMMVGLWALDRTSKPLNRFSPLADGQEIPSQHGPLRVHHVPGHSPGHVAFELPEEGVWLSGDVLLSGIVPNAVLEPDPQNPSHPFPALSVYRSTLQKLASSPPRALLPAHGPAILEVAALARETLAKQEQRSQTILRHLSAQPQTLATILTAMYPKARGLSLFLAYSDLYGHLLELERQGLVVRASRNGVETFYTP; this comes from the coding sequence GTGAAGCTTGAAGAGGTGCCTGCGTTTGCAGGCCAGCTGGCGCGTCCCGTTTACCCCATCCTGCTGCCCACCCCTTACCCGGTGGGGCCGGTGTGGGTTTACCTCCTGCCCGGAGACCCCCTCACCTTGGTGGACACCGGCCCCGCCACCGGGGCGGCGTGGCGGGCGTTGAAGGCGGGGCTTGCTGCGTACGGCCTGGCCCCCCAGGACGTGCGGCGGGTGCTGATTACCCACGGGCACCACGACCACATGGGTTTGGCGCGCAGGCTGCAAGCCTTCGGCGCTGAGGTTTTGGCTCACCCCGCGGATCGCAACAACCTGGGGCTGCGCCGGCACTTCGCCAACTTGAACCGCGTGCTGTACCGGTTGGGGGTGAGTTTCCCCAACCGCATGCTGATGATGGTGGGGCTCTGGGCTCTGGATCGCACCAGCAAGCCGCTGAACCGCTTTTCGCCGCTGGCGGATGGCCAGGAAATCCCCTCCCAGCACGGCCCCCTGCGGGTGCACCACGTCCCCGGGCACTCGCCGGGGCACGTGGCCTTTGAGCTCCCCGAGGAAGGGGTTTGGCTCTCCGGCGATGTGCTTTTGTCCGGCATCGTCCCCAACGCGGTGCTGGAGCCCGACCCCCAAAACCCCTCCCACCCGTTCCCGGCGCTTTCGGTGTACCGCAGCACGCTGCAGAAGCTTGCCAGCTCACCCCCCCGGGCTCTGCTTCCGGCCCACGGGCCCGCCATCCTGGAGGTGGCAGCGCTGGCCCGGGAAACCCTGGCCAAACAGGAGCAAAGGTCGCAAACGATCCTCCGGCACCTTTCAGCCCAGCCGCAAACCCTGGCCACCATCCTCACCGCCATGTACCCCAAGGCCCGCGGCCTCAGCTTGTTCCTGGCTTACTCCGACCTCTACGGCCACCTCTTGGAGCTGGAACGCCAGGGGTTGGTGGTGCGGGCAAGCCGCAACGGGGTGGAAACCTTTTACACGCCGTAA
- the pgsA gene encoding CDP-diacylglycerol--glycerol-3-phosphate 3-phosphatidyltransferase, whose amino-acid sequence MWNLPNALTFFRIALVPLLVVVLLTRFEGSEFWGLGIFLLAALTDLFDGILARKLGAVTKTGIFLDPVADKLLMSAAFISLVELNLAPAWMVVVIVGREFAVSGLRHVAQDQGVVIPANWWGKLKTLSQIVAVSLSIVSHQLGRWSHLSRVALWVALFMTVASLVSYFGSFWPKVVGNER is encoded by the coding sequence ATGTGGAACTTGCCCAACGCGCTGACCTTTTTTCGCATCGCTTTGGTGCCGCTTCTGGTGGTGGTGCTGCTCACGCGCTTCGAGGGTTCCGAATTTTGGGGGCTAGGCATCTTCCTCCTGGCAGCGCTCACCGACCTCTTTGACGGCATCCTGGCCCGCAAGCTGGGCGCCGTCACCAAAACCGGCATTTTCCTCGACCCCGTGGCCGACAAGCTGCTCATGTCCGCGGCGTTCATTTCCCTGGTGGAGCTGAATCTGGCCCCGGCGTGGATGGTGGTGGTGATCGTGGGGCGGGAGTTTGCGGTTTCCGGGTTGCGGCACGTGGCCCAGGATCAGGGGGTGGTGATCCCCGCCAACTGGTGGGGCAAGCTCAAGACGCTTTCGCAAATCGTGGCGGTTTCGCTGTCCATCGTCAGCCACCAGCTGGGGCGCTGGTCCCACCTTTCCCGGGTGGCCCTGTGGGTGGCGCTCTTCATGACCGTGGCTTCGCTGGTGAGCTATTTTGGCTCCTTTTGGCCCAAGGTGGTGGGGAACGAGCGGTGA
- a CDS encoding MMPL family transporter, whose translation MKASSALAVFCARAGLRAPKTVLAVAFGLVVAGVLLGTRIHFDSDVLNMLPKKDPLVAEFRKVLEEFGAADTLLVVVRIPQGENLEMAFALADVLEEELQKSPYLSRVEARLQDPLRLADAVLAHALLFLDEEGKAELSARLSPHGLAQRAREIRQALDTPQAMVTKELLTRDLLGVLPLLLRHLGSSPQSLSVDTASGYFLASDHSLLVILAHPTAPAQDIAFDEKLFADLDKRVAAARSQVAQEWEVEEGQVPTVEFGGGHRIALEDASLIRSDAIFNSLTSFLGVSLLLFLAFRRWQAVTVISAPLLAGLALTFAFAGLARPVLSSAAAGFSALLIGLGIDFSIVLYSRYCEARSQGLDLPDAWDACAMEAGPAIFLGALTTWATFYAFLVTRFVGLKELGLLTGTGILFLAFSALFLVPALTSLRRRPQPVSPPVPWLPVERLLAWAKSHRSWILGGTVVVVLVSAFGALGLSFDDDVRHMRSPSNRGVAVQEEVAAAFGQGFNAMVVRLEAKDELSLLQKTQDFVQKLKGLEKRGVIARVESVATWVPPLSSQRETLAWLAQQGWDPEKVVSSLREALDGEGLVAEAFAPGLELTRQMLSPQAPVSYEMWRGTPLEALIQRQLFHGDGFVSTAITIYAPPGMWRREAPPELSELVKATPGASLVGVNVLAQHLRQVVRQDALWATALGLLAVLVLLFAQLKRWGDVWLCLLPVGAGLSAAFGLAAILGLSLNPLNVFVTTMVLGIGSDYGIHLVHRLREDPAGAAGTTRAVLLAALTTIVGFGSLITSHYPGLRSVGWMTVLGVSLTCLAAILLLPVLRSGHETEKS comes from the coding sequence GTGAAGGCATCCTCGGCCTTGGCGGTTTTTTGCGCGCGAGCTGGCTTGCGCGCCCCCAAGACCGTTTTGGCGGTGGCCTTCGGTCTGGTGGTCGCGGGAGTCCTCCTTGGCACCCGCATCCATTTCGACAGCGACGTGCTCAACATGCTGCCGAAAAAAGACCCGCTGGTGGCCGAGTTCCGGAAGGTCCTGGAGGAATTTGGCGCCGCCGACACTTTGCTGGTGGTGGTGCGCATCCCCCAAGGGGAAAACCTGGAAATGGCCTTTGCTTTAGCCGACGTCCTGGAGGAGGAGCTGCAAAAGAGCCCCTACCTTTCCCGGGTGGAGGCCCGGCTGCAGGACCCGTTGCGGCTGGCGGATGCGGTTTTAGCTCATGCGCTTTTGTTCTTGGACGAGGAGGGCAAAGCCGAGCTTTCGGCCCGTCTTTCCCCTCACGGTTTGGCCCAGCGGGCCAGGGAAATCCGGCAGGCGCTGGACACCCCCCAGGCGATGGTCACGAAGGAGCTTTTAACCCGCGATCTTTTGGGGGTTCTTCCGCTGCTCTTGCGGCATTTGGGGAGCTCCCCCCAGTCTCTGAGCGTGGATACTGCCTCTGGGTACTTCCTGGCCAGCGACCACTCGCTTTTGGTGATCCTCGCCCACCCGACTGCACCGGCCCAGGACATCGCTTTCGATGAAAAGCTGTTTGCAGACCTGGACAAGAGGGTGGCGGCGGCGCGAAGTCAGGTGGCCCAGGAGTGGGAGGTGGAGGAAGGACAGGTTCCGACGGTGGAGTTCGGGGGTGGGCACCGCATCGCCCTGGAGGATGCCTCCCTCATCCGCAGCGACGCCATCTTCAACTCCCTGACCTCCTTTTTGGGCGTGAGCTTGCTTTTGTTTTTGGCCTTTCGCCGCTGGCAGGCGGTTACCGTCATTTCCGCGCCGCTTTTGGCGGGTTTGGCCCTGACCTTTGCCTTTGCCGGCCTGGCCCGCCCCGTGCTCTCCTCCGCTGCTGCCGGCTTTTCGGCGCTTTTGATTGGCTTGGGCATTGACTTTTCCATCGTGCTTTACTCCCGCTACTGCGAGGCTCGCTCCCAGGGCCTGGATTTGCCCGACGCATGGGACGCCTGCGCCATGGAAGCGGGACCGGCCATCTTCCTGGGCGCCCTCACCACCTGGGCCACGTTTTACGCGTTTTTGGTGACCCGCTTTGTCGGCCTCAAGGAGCTGGGGCTGCTCACCGGCACGGGCATTCTTTTTTTGGCGTTTTCCGCACTTTTCCTGGTCCCCGCCTTGACCAGCTTGCGCCGTCGCCCCCAGCCGGTTTCGCCGCCGGTGCCCTGGCTTCCGGTGGAAAGGCTTTTGGCCTGGGCTAAAAGCCATCGTTCCTGGATTCTGGGGGGCACGGTGGTAGTAGTTCTGGTTTCGGCTTTTGGAGCCCTGGGGCTTTCTTTTGACGATGACGTGCGTCACATGCGCTCCCCTTCCAACCGCGGCGTGGCGGTGCAGGAAGAGGTGGCGGCGGCCTTTGGCCAGGGGTTTAACGCCATGGTGGTACGGCTGGAGGCCAAAGACGAGCTTTCGCTCCTGCAGAAAACCCAGGATTTCGTGCAAAAGCTAAAAGGCCTGGAAAAACGGGGGGTAATTGCCCGGGTGGAATCGGTGGCCACCTGGGTGCCACCCCTTTCCTCCCAAAGGGAAACTTTAGCCTGGCTGGCCCAGCAGGGTTGGGATCCGGAAAAGGTGGTCAGTAGCCTCCGAGAGGCTTTGGATGGGGAAGGCTTGGTGGCCGAAGCCTTTGCCCCGGGTTTGGAGCTCACCCGCCAGATGCTTTCGCCACAAGCGCCGGTGAGCTACGAGATGTGGCGGGGGACACCCCTGGAAGCCCTCATCCAGCGGCAGCTTTTCCACGGGGATGGCTTCGTCAGCACCGCCATCACCATTTATGCCCCTCCGGGGATGTGGCGGAGGGAAGCCCCACCGGAGCTTAGCGAGCTGGTGAAGGCCACGCCGGGGGCTTCGTTGGTAGGGGTAAACGTGTTGGCCCAGCACCTGCGGCAGGTGGTGCGGCAAGACGCCCTGTGGGCTACAGCTCTCGGCCTTTTGGCGGTTTTAGTGCTTTTGTTTGCGCAGCTCAAGAGGTGGGGTGATGTGTGGCTCTGCCTGCTGCCGGTGGGCGCGGGGCTTTCAGCGGCCTTTGGGCTTGCCGCCATCCTGGGGCTTTCCCTCAACCCGCTGAACGTGTTTGTGACCACCATGGTGCTGGGCATTGGCTCGGACTACGGGATCCACCTGGTGCACCGCTTGCGGGAAGACCCGGCGGGCGCGGCGGGCACCACCCGCGCTGTGCTTTTGGCGGCCCTCACCACCATCGTGGGCTTCGGTTCGCTCATCACCAGCCACTACCCGGGCTTGCGCAGCGTGGGGTGGATGACGGTGCTGGGGGTTTCCCTGACATGCCTTGCCGCGATCTTGCTCCTTCCGGTTTTGCGGAGTGGCCATGAAACTGAAAAGAGCTAA
- a CDS encoding potassium transporter TrkG, producing the protein MKLKRANPAQVMAASFAVTILLGSVLLSQSWAAVPGKKLSFVEALFTATSATCVTGLSVRPPGDFTVAGQVVILLLIQIGGLGVMTFGLFFALLLGGRLSLFGRQMVMSSFSSEPWEDFWPLLRTVMGATVVVETVGGLLLAAAFWPEKGATALAWGFFHAVSAFCNAGFGLHPDSLIPWRGNALVNLTVGLLIIFGGVGFFPVAEVFERWRSDKRRPISLHSRLVLAATGVLLLLGWLGFALLEWKNALAPLPWNEKLWACWLSGITPRTAGFANVDYGSLTPATLIFTMGLMFIGASPGSTGGGIKTTTAAVLLALIAARVRSHRKVTAMGRRFSADTLGGAVTLTLLAAAAVVTGFMAVSLMEHGSSGGLASQSTFLREAFDVVSAFGTVGLSTGITPSLKPGSWLVLIAMMYVGRVGPLTLSVALLGRTPQPEPELAEESVMVG; encoded by the coding sequence ATGAAACTGAAAAGAGCTAACCCCGCCCAGGTGATGGCGGCGTCTTTTGCCGTGACGATTTTGCTGGGGAGCGTTTTGCTTTCCCAAAGCTGGGCGGCCGTGCCTGGCAAAAAGCTCAGCTTCGTGGAGGCCCTGTTCACCGCCACTTCCGCCACCTGCGTCACCGGCCTTTCGGTTCGGCCCCCCGGCGACTTTACGGTGGCAGGCCAGGTGGTGATCCTGCTTTTAATTCAAATCGGCGGCCTGGGGGTCATGACCTTCGGGCTTTTCTTTGCCTTGCTCTTGGGGGGCAGGCTTTCGCTTTTTGGCCGCCAAATGGTGATGAGCTCCTTTTCCTCCGAGCCCTGGGAGGACTTTTGGCCGCTTTTGCGCACGGTCATGGGGGCCACGGTGGTGGTGGAAACCGTGGGCGGCCTGCTTTTGGCCGCCGCCTTCTGGCCGGAAAAAGGAGCTACCGCTTTGGCCTGGGGCTTTTTTCACGCGGTGAGCGCCTTTTGCAACGCCGGCTTCGGCTTGCACCCCGATTCCCTGATCCCCTGGCGGGGTAACGCGCTGGTGAACCTCACGGTAGGGTTGCTGATCATCTTCGGCGGGGTGGGCTTTTTCCCGGTGGCCGAGGTTTTTGAACGGTGGCGTTCGGACAAGCGCCGCCCCATTTCCCTGCACAGCCGTTTGGTGTTGGCCGCCACCGGCGTTTTGCTGCTTTTAGGATGGCTGGGCTTTGCGCTTTTGGAATGGAAAAACGCCCTGGCCCCTCTGCCGTGGAACGAGAAGCTGTGGGCCTGCTGGCTTTCGGGGATTACCCCCCGCACCGCCGGCTTTGCCAACGTGGACTACGGGAGCCTCACACCCGCTACCCTGATCTTCACCATGGGCCTCATGTTCATTGGCGCCAGCCCGGGATCCACCGGCGGCGGCATTAAAACCACCACGGCAGCGGTGCTTTTGGCGCTCATTGCCGCACGGGTGCGCTCCCACCGCAAGGTCACCGCCATGGGCCGGCGCTTTTCCGCCGACACCCTGGGCGGGGCGGTGACCCTCACGCTGCTCGCCGCCGCCGCGGTGGTGACCGGCTTCATGGCGGTGAGCTTGATGGAGCACGGGAGCAGCGGGGGCCTGGCCTCGCAGTCCACGTTCCTGCGGGAAGCCTTTGATGTGGTTTCGGCCTTTGGCACCGTGGGCCTTTCCACCGGTATAACCCCCTCGCTGAAACCCGGGAGCTGGCTGGTTTTGATTGCCATGATGTACGTGGGCCGGGTGGGCCCGCTCACGCTTTCGGTGGCCCTCCTGGGTCGCACACCCCAGCCGGAACCCGAGTTAGCCGAGGAGTCGGTGATGGTAGGATAA
- a CDS encoding Lon protease family protein, which produces MAQELDPEHLRFFCPDGWIPGDSSYDIPKATGIVGQERGVSALEFGLGIDSPGFNVFVTGLVGTGKMTAVELHLRKLSRGGPPPDDLAYVFNFQAPERPQLLRLRAGAGSVLRERMAALVRELGRWLPALLTSPEVQKLLEERIEDLQQKQAQLLREFEAEVQKAGFTLVQVQAGTVTHPEILAVVEGRPVSMEKLLRLAGEGKFPEDQLQRLSETHQRLTAELQQVVNQVVAIGAEIQEKAVELRRAIVQPRLQQGLAAIAKAVGDPRVEPYLQQAGEDLLANLQAFLEAEPSEETLVRYAVNLVVDNSQTQGRPVVVETDPSVPNLLGTVEARLMDGAHATSDHTRIRAGSLARANGGFLVLNALDVLSEPGAWPVLKRALRHQQVVIRPRETLFALSGQTLQPEPIDLRVKVVMLGDRALFDALYEVDEEFGKIFKVLADFDRDIPLGKKEVHDFLSVMAKIVEEEKLPPLDREGMKALVEEGVRLGGPRRRLTARFSDVADVLREAGFMAKKEGASVVSAPHIAAAVAARRARFSLPEEKLLQFMVDHLLVVQTEGQAVGQVNGLAVYDLGYFAFGLPGRVTARVSLGTEGVVNIEREARLSGRTHDKGVLILTGFLRGTFALSVPLSMQASIAFEQSYGGVEGDSASSAEVYAILSALSGLPLRQDLAVTGSVDQHGNVQAIGGVNQKIEGFFSLCKVRGLSGSQGVIIPQANVPDLHLSPEVVDAVRAGRFHVYAVSHVSEGLELLTGVPAGKRDEAGRYPEGTVFGLCQTRLEEMAETLRRFRH; this is translated from the coding sequence ATGGCCCAGGAGCTTGATCCCGAGCATTTGCGCTTCTTCTGCCCTGACGGGTGGATCCCCGGGGATTCCTCCTACGACATCCCCAAAGCCACGGGCATCGTCGGGCAAGAACGGGGGGTGAGCGCGCTGGAGTTTGGTCTGGGCATTGACTCCCCGGGCTTTAACGTGTTCGTCACCGGTTTGGTGGGCACCGGCAAGATGACCGCGGTGGAGCTCCACCTCCGGAAGCTCTCCCGGGGGGGCCCGCCGCCCGATGACCTCGCTTACGTTTTTAACTTTCAAGCTCCCGAGCGCCCGCAGCTTTTGCGCTTGCGGGCGGGGGCCGGCAGCGTGCTGCGGGAGCGCATGGCCGCGCTGGTCCGCGAGCTGGGAAGGTGGCTTCCTGCCCTTCTCACCAGCCCCGAAGTGCAGAAGCTCCTGGAGGAGCGCATCGAGGACCTCCAGCAAAAGCAGGCCCAGCTCCTGCGGGAGTTTGAAGCGGAAGTGCAAAAGGCGGGCTTTACGCTGGTGCAGGTGCAGGCGGGCACCGTCACCCATCCGGAAATCCTGGCGGTGGTGGAGGGCCGGCCGGTTTCCATGGAAAAGCTCTTGCGTCTCGCCGGGGAAGGGAAGTTCCCCGAGGACCAGCTCCAGCGCCTGAGCGAGACGCACCAGAGGCTTACCGCCGAGCTGCAGCAGGTGGTGAACCAGGTGGTGGCCATTGGTGCCGAGATCCAGGAAAAGGCGGTGGAGCTGCGCCGAGCCATCGTCCAGCCGCGCCTGCAGCAGGGCTTGGCGGCCATTGCCAAGGCCGTGGGTGACCCGCGGGTGGAGCCCTACCTGCAGCAAGCCGGTGAGGACCTGCTGGCCAACCTGCAGGCCTTCCTGGAAGCAGAGCCTTCCGAAGAAACGCTGGTTCGCTACGCGGTCAATTTGGTGGTGGATAACAGCCAGACCCAGGGCCGTCCGGTGGTGGTGGAAACCGACCCTTCGGTGCCCAACCTCCTGGGTACGGTGGAGGCTCGCCTCATGGACGGCGCCCACGCCACCTCCGATCACACCCGCATCCGCGCCGGATCTTTGGCCCGCGCCAACGGCGGGTTTTTGGTGCTCAACGCCTTGGATGTGCTTTCCGAGCCGGGGGCCTGGCCGGTTTTGAAGCGGGCCTTACGGCACCAGCAGGTGGTCATCCGCCCCCGGGAAACGCTCTTTGCGCTTTCCGGGCAAACCCTGCAACCGGAACCCATTGACCTGCGGGTGAAGGTGGTGATGCTGGGGGATCGCGCGCTCTTCGATGCCCTTTACGAGGTGGATGAGGAGTTTGGCAAGATCTTCAAGGTTTTAGCCGACTTCGACCGCGACATCCCCCTGGGCAAGAAAGAAGTGCACGACTTCCTGAGCGTCATGGCCAAAATCGTGGAGGAAGAAAAGCTTCCCCCCTTGGACCGGGAGGGCATGAAGGCGTTGGTGGAGGAAGGGGTCCGCCTGGGGGGACCCCGCCGAAGGCTTACCGCCCGCTTTTCCGACGTGGCCGACGTGTTGCGGGAAGCCGGCTTCATGGCCAAGAAAGAAGGCGCCAGCGTGGTGAGCGCGCCCCACATTGCCGCCGCTGTCGCTGCCCGGCGCGCCCGTTTTTCCCTGCCCGAAGAAAAGCTATTGCAGTTCATGGTGGATCACCTGCTGGTGGTGCAAACCGAAGGGCAGGCAGTGGGGCAGGTGAACGGTTTGGCGGTGTACGACCTGGGCTACTTTGCCTTTGGTTTGCCGGGCCGGGTGACAGCCAGGGTTTCGCTGGGTACTGAAGGGGTGGTGAACATCGAGCGGGAGGCGCGGCTTTCCGGCCGCACCCACGACAAAGGCGTGCTGATCCTCACGGGCTTTTTGCGCGGCACCTTTGCGCTTTCCGTGCCGCTTTCCATGCAGGCTTCCATTGCCTTCGAGCAATCCTACGGCGGCGTGGAAGGGGACAGCGCCTCCTCCGCTGAGGTGTACGCCATCCTCTCCGCCCTTTCCGGCCTGCCTTTGCGCCAGGACCTGGCAGTCACCGGTTCCGTGGACCAGCACGGCAACGTGCAAGCCATCGGCGGGGTGAACCAAAAGATCGAGGGCTTTTTTTCTCTCTGCAAAGTCCGGGGGCTTTCGGGAAGCCAGGGGGTCATCATCCCCCAGGCCAACGTCCCCGATCTCCACCTCTCCCCCGAGGTGGTGGATGCCGTGCGCGCCGGTCGTTTCCACGTGTACGCGGTTTCCCACGTCAGCGAAGGTTTGGAGCTGCTCACCGGCGTGCCCGCGGGAAAGCGGGACGAAGCCGGCCGCTACCCGGAAGGCACGGTGTTCGGCCTTTGCCAGACGCGCCTGGAAGAAATGGCCGAAACCCTTCGCCGCTTCCGCCATTAG